DNA from Marinagarivorans cellulosilyticus:
AAGAAAACTCAAGAAGATTCAGAAAACTACTGATTGGCAACACCATGCGGGACATGCCCGGCTGCCACATGGGCGCTGGCGGAATCACAATGACTGCGCTGATCATCAAAAAACACATCGGCTCCGTAGGCCTTTAAAAACAACCCCTTATCCATTCCACCCAAAAATAACGACTCATCAATGCGAACCCCCCACGCCCTCAAGGTCAAAATAACCCGCTCGTGAGCAGGCGCGGAACGCGCAGTGACTAGCGCTGTACGAATTGGACACTCCCCCTCCGGAAACTCTTTCTGCAAAGATTGCAAAGCCGATAGAAAATGGCGAAAAGGACCACCCTCCAGCGGCTTTTTGGCCGACTCTTTTTCACTTTTAGCAAAAGCCTTCAAACCCTCCGCCTTATAGATGCGCTCAGCCTCATCACTAAAAAGTACAGCATCACCATCAAAAGCAAAGCGCAATTGCGAAGAAACCTCAGGCGCCCCGCCTGCCGACAAGAGCGTTGCTGCTGCCACGCCATTCTCAAGCGCCCGCCCCACATCCTCTGCATATGTCGACAAAAATAACTGACTATTAAAAGGAGCAATATAGCGGAACGGACTTTCGCCACCGGTAAAAGCCGCGCGGGTAATATCCAAGCCGTAATGATTAATCGAGTTGAACACCCGCAAGCCGGTATCTGCACTATTGCGAGACAGCAAAATCACCTCCACGCAACGCCTTCCAAGCAAAGTATTAATCCTTAGCAGCTTATTAACCATGGCGAAAGCCTGCCCGGGCTTTAGCACATCGTTTTCATGCTCAATTTGGTACTCTGAGTAAGCGCGAAGCCCCTGCGATTCAAACACTGCATGACTATCATCCAAATCAAACAAGGCTCGCGAACTAATGGCCACAACCAGCTTTCCAGCACCTTCCAACTCTGCCACACAACCCCCTATTTATCGCTCGGACCACCGCCGCTCGAACTCATTAACATAAGGAAAGACACCAAAGCCTCCCCCCGTATGGACAAACACCGCATCAGCATTAGACGCCAAACCATTTTGCACATCCGCAGTAAAGCCGTAAAAAGCCTTTCCGGTATAGACAGGGTCCAGCAGCACACCCTCCGTACTAGCCACCTTCAACGCCAAAGCCAAATCAGCCTCGCCCGGCTTGGCATAACCCGCACCAACATAAGCATCAACTGTTCTGTACCGCAGTGGCGCCTGCAAGCGAACATCAGGGTTGCGCCGCCGCCAATCGGCAATATCAGCCGCTACTTTTCGATCAAAATACGCTGCATCATCACACACAGCATAGCCCACCAAGTCGACTTCATAACCCGCCAACGCGAACCCCAAAGCCAAGCCCGCCTGAGTACCACCAGACCCAGTAGCGCAGGCAACCACTTCAGGGCTAATGCCTTCACGCTGAAAATCCTCAATCAACTCAAATGCGGCCGCTGCATAACCCCAAATACCCACCCCATCACTAGCGCCAGTCGGCACCTCCAACACCACCTCACCTTTAGCCTCATAAATACCAGCCCAATAAGACATAAGGCTCGGTAAGCCACTGGCAAATTCTTTGACGCTGTAAATAGAGCAGTCGGCGCCAGCCATTTGATCCAGCAGAAAATTCCCCCCAACGTTGCGCCCCTGGGTATCACGCAAAACCAAATGGCACGCCAACCCAAGCTGCGCACACGCAAAAGCAGTTGCCCTACAGTGATTCGACTGCACGCCACCACAGGTAATTATGCGCGTCACCCCCGAGCGTTTTGCATAAGCCAAAACATATTCAAGCTTGCGCACTTTATTACCGGATAACACAAAACCGGTTAGATCATCACGCTTCAACCATAAACGGGCATCTAGCGATTGATCAAAACGCGCCAAGCGGTGCATTGGTGTTGGCAGCTGCGCCAACCTTTCTTTGGCCGGCCAATAATCAGCAGTCATATACCCCCACAAGATACAGTTTCCGACAACCCAACGAAAAAAGCCCCGCTATTGCGGGGCTTTTTCACTTAAACCAACTAAATCGACTTCATTGTGCCCTTGGGCAAAACCGCATGCACTGCAGATTTTTGAAAGCGCAATTTAACACCCTCTCCGGTATCAACCGCAATGTACGACTCATCAACCTCTACAACCTTACCCAACATACCGCTTGTCAGCACAACCTCATCACCCTTAGCAATACCACTTACCAGCGCTTCATGCTCTTTTTGACGCTTGCGCTGTGGGCGAATCATCATGAAATACATGAGGACCACCAAGCCCACCAGCATCAGCAACGAAAACATATCGCCGCCACCTTGTGCGCCAGCATCTTGAGCCATTGCTTCTGGAATTAATAAAGACATAAACGTTTCGCCCCTTACTCTATAAAAAGGCGCAACTTTACAGAGTTTGCCCAACCCCAGCAACAAAAAAGCCCGCTAAGCGGGCCTCTATAAGGTAAGTGTTTTAGCTGAAGCTACACGTAATCGCGGAAAAGCTTGCGGAAAGTACTTGGCGACAACCCAGTCCAACGCTTAAAGGCATTGGTGAAACTGGTGCGGTCAGAAAAGTCGAGCGATACCGAAATGCTATCGATACTCATATGCTGCTTAACCAAATAATCAACCGCGTAGTGGAAGCGCACTTGATCACGCAAATCTGCAAAACTAATGTCCTGCTGCTGCAAGCGGCGCTGCAAGGTACGCTTAGAAAGGTTTAATTCTTCAGCGACATTGCCAATACCCAGCGGAGATTGACCGATGCGCTTGCGAAGCACCTCAACAACCCGCGACGGAATGCCATAAACTTCAGGCAACCTAGCTTGCTCTAAGTACTCATCCAAGGTCTTAACAGACCCCAAAGCAAACATAGCTTGATCTGTCATTTTGCGCTGAGCTTGGGTTTTGTGTAAATCATTCATGCAGGCGACTCCTTCTGCCAGTAATTCAAGCGATTCAATATCCGACGATTGCAGCTCCTTTGTCAAGTAGGAAGAAGCAAAAAACACGACAGCTAACGTCTCGCCTTTTGCCGTATGGACAGGAGCACCGACGTAGCTATTTACGATATGGCCATTATATGTACAAGCAGGAACAGATGTGGGGGTAGGCACAACCTTAGGGCTAACCATCGACTCTTCACGATCAAATATTTCAGATGCAAATGTCCGCTCGATTGTTAGGTGCTGCCCAACATAAAAGGAATCCGCGTGCTCACCCACAGCAACCACCTCGGCGACTTGTGCCGACAACTGTCGCAAAAGTAACCCGTAATCCATCCCAAACATCGCACATCCCAAGTCCAAATAGTGCGTAACGCCGGACGAACGGTCGTCGCCATGATTGGAGCGCACCAGCACTTTAAACAACGCTTTTAAGCGCGATTCCGAGTCACCAAGCGTTAGCGCAGCTATGTCAGGCTGAAAACCTGGCACAGAAACAGAGGGAGCATGAGAATGTGCATGAAGTTTCAAGTTAACCACCTACAAGTATTAATGAGAAAATAAAAAACCAACCAAAAGTAGCAAAAAGCAATAAGGAGAATTATGCGCCATATAACTTTTCAGACCATAACCCATTGCGCCACATTAATGTTATTCACGCCAATAATTGTCATGTTAGGCGCCAAACAATAACTTATCACGTTATACATCACGCTAAAACCGTTCAATTGTCATGGGTTTCGCGGATAATGGCACTTAAATCAATCGGTGGCACAAAAAACACAATTAATAATGCTGATGCCAAATCTAATCAAACACCTACATAAATACAAAGCATTTTTTAATACAAACGTTTATATTTTTTCGACAAGACAATAAGTATTAATGAATTGCACGCCACCAATAAGCAGTATAGCTGCGCCAATAGGCGTCATTTGAAGCCATTTAATACATTATTTTCGCTACAGGAGAACTTCACTAGCCTTAAGCTATTGATTAAAATCCATTTTATTTTTAATAGCTCATGCTTTATAGCGAGAACTCTTGTGGATATTTGGAGGAATTATCGGATTAGCGGGCAAAAAAAACTCCCAAAGTGGCAGTTTTTAATGGGCATGAGCCTTCGTTATGAGATAACTATGCAGCCGTAAAAAATATTGCTCACTTAGGGGGGGCTGATTGATTATTTTTCAGGCATTTACGCGTCTAGGTCTCGTGCATAGCGCCCAGCCCCAGCACGGATGCCAATGTCATTAATTTAGCAGCAGCCGACAATTTTTCTGGACTCGCTAAAGCCAATCCATGGGCGCTCCGCACGCACTCTGGAAAATCGGCTCCTGACCTTGCCATCCCTGCAAGAGCCGGCGCGTGAGGGTCCTGAAAACCTACCGCATACCGCTTAACTTTCCTTAAGTTAATGACATTAGCAAGGATGCGTGGGGGTAGACTTTGCAGAAGTACAAAGTCGTAGATGGCTTGAGCGGCCCAGAAAAATCAGTTTGCCGACGTATTTAAGCACGGCTGAATAGTTACGTTATGAGTTAAGGCCGTCTAGAATGGCTAATACATCATCGTGATGCGTCTTTGTTTTCACCTTTTCCATAATGTGGGCCAAGCGCCCTTCTTTATTGACAATAAATGTCACGCGATGAATCCCCATAAACTCACGTCCCATGAACTTTTTTAAGCCCCATACACCGTACTTTTCTGCAATAGCATGGTCCTCGTCACTCAACAACGTAAAGTTAAGGTCGTGCTTATCCTCAAATTTTTTGAGCCTTTCGAACGGGTCTGGACTAAGCCCTAACACAACAGTATCCCTCTTTGCATAGTCCGCACTGGCGTCACGCAGCCCGCAAGCCTGAGTCGTACAACCTGGCGTCATGGCTTTGGGGTAAAAATAAATCACAACATTCTTACCCACCAAGCCAGAAAGCTTTACAAGCTCTCCGTTTTGATCTTTTAACGCAAATGCTGGTGCTTTGTTGCCAATT
Protein-coding regions in this window:
- a CDS encoding 5'-nucleotidase, with translation MEGAGKLVVAISSRALFDLDDSHAVFESQGLRAYSEYQIEHENDVLKPGQAFAMVNKLLRINTLLGRRCVEVILLSRNSADTGLRVFNSINHYGLDITRAAFTGGESPFRYIAPFNSQLFLSTYAEDVGRALENGVAAATLLSAGGAPEVSSQLRFAFDGDAVLFSDEAERIYKAEGLKAFAKSEKESAKKPLEGGPFRHFLSALQSLQKEFPEGECPIRTALVTARSAPAHERVILTLRAWGVRIDESLFLGGMDKGLFLKAYGADVFFDDQRSHCDSASAHVAAGHVPHGVANQ
- a CDS encoding 1-aminocyclopropane-1-carboxylate deaminase/D-cysteine desulfhydrase, translated to MTADYWPAKERLAQLPTPMHRLARFDQSLDARLWLKRDDLTGFVLSGNKVRKLEYVLAYAKRSGVTRIITCGGVQSNHCRATAFACAQLGLACHLVLRDTQGRNVGGNFLLDQMAGADCSIYSVKEFASGLPSLMSYWAGIYEAKGEVVLEVPTGASDGVGIWGYAAAAFELIEDFQREGISPEVVACATGSGGTQAGLALGFALAGYEVDLVGYAVCDDAAYFDRKVAADIADWRRRNPDVRLQAPLRYRTVDAYVGAGYAKPGEADLALALKVASTEGVLLDPVYTGKAFYGFTADVQNGLASNADAVFVHTGGGFGVFPYVNEFERRWSER
- the yajC gene encoding preprotein translocase subunit YajC; the protein is MSLLIPEAMAQDAGAQGGGDMFSLLMLVGLVVLMYFMMIRPQRKRQKEHEALVSGIAKGDEVVLTSGMLGKVVEVDESYIAVDTGEGVKLRFQKSAVHAVLPKGTMKSI
- the bcp gene encoding thioredoxin-dependent thiol peroxidase, which gives rise to MNLPKIGNKAPAFALKDQNGELVKLSGLVGKNVVIYFYPKAMTPGCTTQACGLRDASADYAKRDTVVLGLSPDPFERLKKFEDKHDLNFTLLSDEDHAIAEKYGVWGLKKFMGREFMGIHRVTFIVNKEGRLAHIMEKVKTKTHHDDVLAILDGLNS
- a CDS encoding helix-turn-helix domain-containing protein — protein: MKLHAHSHAPSVSVPGFQPDIAALTLGDSESRLKALFKVLVRSNHGDDRSSGVTHYLDLGCAMFGMDYGLLLRQLSAQVAEVVAVGEHADSFYVGQHLTIERTFASEIFDREESMVSPKVVPTPTSVPACTYNGHIVNSYVGAPVHTAKGETLAVVFFASSYLTKELQSSDIESLELLAEGVACMNDLHKTQAQRKMTDQAMFALGSVKTLDEYLEQARLPEVYGIPSRVVEVLRKRIGQSPLGIGNVAEELNLSKRTLQRRLQQQDISFADLRDQVRFHYAVDYLVKQHMSIDSISVSLDFSDRTSFTNAFKRWTGLSPSTFRKLFRDYV